One stretch of Manis pentadactyla isolate mManPen7 chromosome 10, mManPen7.hap1, whole genome shotgun sequence DNA includes these proteins:
- the PLXNB2 gene encoding plexin-B2 isoform X1 codes for MALQLWALTLLGLVSTSVGLRPRKLGFFRSETELNHLVVDEATGVVYLGAVNALYQLGADLQLEQQVVTGPALDNKKCTPPIEASQCHEATLTNNVNQLLLLDPPKNRLVECGSLFKGICALRALSNISTRLFYEDSSGEKSFVASNDESVATVGLVSAAGPGGERMLFVGKGNGPHDNGIIVSTRLLDRIAGREAFEASTDHAAYKAGYLSTNTQQFVAAFEDGLYVFFVFNQQDKHPPRNRTLLARLCKQDSLYYSYLEMDLQCLDPSDAPAPTFSTCLAASLATPGAGRVLYAVFSRDGRGGGGPRAGLCLFPLDEVHAKMEANRNACYTGTRKAGRDTFYKPFHGEIQCGGHGLGASESFPCGSEHLPYPLGSRDGLTATAVLQRRGLNLTAVTVAAENSHTVAFLGTSDGRVLKVYLAPDGSSTEYGSVLVEINKRIQRDLVLSTDLATLYAMTQDKVFRLPAQECLSHPTCAQCRSSQDPYCGWCVVEGRCTRRAECPRAEESGHWLWSRNKSCVSVTGAQPQNMSRRAQGEVQLNVSPLPALGEEDVLLCVFGELPPHPARVEGDTVVCSSPSSIPDTPPGQDHVAMNIQLLFRRGSVFLTSHLYPFYDCREAMSLEKNLPCISCTSNRWTCQWDLRYHECREASPNPEDGIVRAHMEDSCPQFLNPSPLVIPMNHETHVTFQGKNLDTAKGPSLHVGSDLLKFDVAVGTQESGAFFFRTPKLSQDANETLPLHLYVKSYGKNIDSKLQVTLYNCSFGRSDCSLCLAADPTYKCVWCGGQSQCVYEALCSNATSECPPPVITRIQPETGPLGGGIRVTIFGSNLGVRADDVKRVTVADQNCTFEPEWYSVSTRIVCTIRGAKAPFTRGVTVDINGKLGHSPPHVQFTYQQPQPLSVEPKQGPQAGGTMLTINGTHLDTGSEEDVRVTLNDVPCKVTQFGAQLQCVTGPQATLEELPLQIYYGGSQVPSPGVTFTYRENPVLKAFAPLRSFVSGGRSISVTGLGFSLIQRFAMVVIAEPLQTWRRRREAGPLRPLMVVGSEYVFYNDSKVVFSSPAVPEEPEAYNLTALIQMDGHRALLRSEAGAFEYVADPTFENFTGGVKKQVNKLIHARGTNLNKAMTLHEAEAFVGAERCVMKTLTETDLYCEPPEVQPPPKRRQKRDTTHNLPEFIVKFGSREWVLGRVEYDTRVSDVPLSLILPLVIVPMVAVIAVSVYCYWRKSQQAEREYEKIKSQLEGLEESVRDRCKKEFTDLMIEMEDQTSDVHEAGIPVLDYKTYTDRVFFLPSKDGDKDVMITGKLDIPESRRPVVEQALYQFSNLLNSKSFLVNFIHTLENQREFSARAKVYFASLLTVALHGKLEYYTDIMRTLFLELMEQYVVAKNPKLMLRRSETVVERMLSNWMSICLYQYLKDSAGEPLYKLFKAIKHQVEKGPVDAVQKKAKYTLNDTGLLGDDVEYAPLTVSVIVQDEGVDAVPVKVLNCDTISQVKEKIIDQVYRTQPCSRWPKVDSVVLEWRPGSTAQILSDLDLTSQREGRWKRINTLMHYNVRDGATLILSKVGVSQQPEDSQQDLPGERHALLEEENRVWHLVRPADEVDEGKSKRGSVKEKERTKAITELYLTRLLSVKGTLQQFVDNFFQSVLAPGHAVPPAVKYFFDFLDEQAEKHDIKDEDTIHIWKTNSLPLRFWVNILKNPHFIFDVHVHEVVDASLSVIAQTFMDACTRTEHKLSRDSPSNKLLYAKEISTYKKMVEAYYKGIRQMVQVSDQDMNTHLAEISRAHTDSLNTLVALHQLYQYTQKYYDEIINALEEDPAAQKMQLAFRLQQIAAALENKVTDL; via the exons ATGGCGCTGCAGCTCTGGGCCCTGACGCTCCTGGGCCTGGTGAGCACAAGTGTGGGCCTGCGGCCCCGCAAGCTGGGCTTCTTCCGCAGCGAGACAGAGCTGAACCACCTGGTTGTGGATGAGGCCACGGGTGTGGTTTACCTGGGGGCAGTCAACGCGCTTTACCAACTGGGTGCTGACCTGCAGCTGGAGCAGCAGGTGGTCACGGGTCCGGCCCTGGACAACAAGAAGTGTACACCGCCCATTGAGGCGAGCCAGTGCCACGAGGCCACGCTAACCAACAACGTCAACCAGCTGCTGTTACTCGACCCCCCCAAGAACCGCCTTGTTGAATGTGGTAGTCTCTTCAAGGGCATCTGTGCCCTGCGGGCCCTGAGCAACATTTCCACACGCctattctatgaggacagcagtGGTGAGAAGTCCTTTGTGGCCAGCAATGACGAGAGTGTGGCCACAGTGGGGCTGGTGAGCGCCGCAGGCCCCGGCGGTGAGCGCATGCTGTTCGTGGGCAAGGGCAACGGGCCGCACGACAACGGCATCATTGTGAGCACGCGTCTCCTGGACCGCATCGCTGGCAGGGAGGCCTTTGAGGCCTCCACGGACCATGCTGCATACAAGGCCGGCTACCTGTCCACCAATACGCAGCAGTTTGTGGCCGCCTTTGAGGATGGCCTCTACGTTTTCTTTGTCTTCAATCAGCAGGACAAGCACCCCCCGCGGAACCGCACGCTGCTGGCCCGGCTGTGCAAGCAGGACTCTTTGTACTACTCCTACCTGGAGATGGACCTGCAGTGCCTTGACCCCAGTGATGCCCCGGCACCCACCTTCAGCACCTGCCTGGCAGCCTCCTTGGCTACACCGGGTGCTGGCAGAGTGCTCTATGCTGTCTTCAGCAGAGATGGCCGGGGCGGTGGGGGGCCCCGTGCGGGCCTCTGCCTGTTCCCACTGGACGAGGTCCATGCCAAGATGGAGGCCAACCGCAACGCCTGCTACACAGGCACCCGGAAGGCGGGCCGTGACACCTTCTACAAGCCCTTCCACGGCGAGATCCAGTGTGGCGGCCACGGGCTG GGCGCCAGCGAAAGTTTCCCGTGTGGCTCGGAGCACCTGCCTTACCCGCTGGGCAGCCGAGACGGGCTCACGGCCACAGCTGTGCTGCAGCGCCGAGGCCTAAATCTGACCGCTGTGACGGTGGCTGCTGAGAACAGCCACACTGTTGCCTTCCTGGGCACCTCGGATGGCCGGGTCCTCAAG GTGTACCTGGCTCCGGATGGCAGCTCCACGGAGTACGGCTCTGTCCTTGTGGAGATCAACAAGAGAATCCAGCGAGACCTGGTGCTGTCCACAGACCTGGCCACTCTGTATGCCATGACTCAGGATAAG GTGTTCCGGCTCCCTGCGCAAGAGTGCCTGAGCCACCCGACCTGTGCACAGTGTCGCAGCTCACAGGACCCCTACTGTGGCTGGTGTGTCGTCGAGGGGCG ATGCACCAGGAGGGCCGAGTGCCCGCGGGCTGAGGAGAGTGGCCACTGGCTGTGGAGCCGCAACAAGTCCTGTGTGTCTGTCACTGGGGCCCAGCCACAGAACATGAGCCGCCGGGCCCAGGGGGAG GTGCAGCTGAATGTCAgtcccctcccagccctgggcgAGGAGGATGTGCTGCTGTGTGTCTTCGGTGAACTGCCACCACACCCTGCCCGCGTGGAGGGGGACACCGTCGTCTGCAGCTCCCCAAGTAGCATTCCTGACACGCCACCCGGCCAGG ACCACGTGGCCATGAATATCCAGCTTCTCTTCAGACGTGGCAGTGTCTTTCTCACTTCCCACCTGTACCCCTTCTATGACTGTCGGGAGGCCATGAGCCTGGAGAAGAATCTGCC GTGCATCTCCTGCACAAGCAACCGCTGGACATGCCAGTGGGATCTGCGCTACCACGAGTGTCGGGAAGCCTCACCCAACCCTGAGGATGGGATTGTCCGCGCCCACATG GAGGACAGCTGCCCCCAGTTCCTGAACCCCAGCCCACTGGTCATCCCCATGAACCATGAAACACACGTGACCTTCCAGGGCAAGAACCTGGACACAGCGAAG GGCCCCTCCCTGCATGTGGGCAGCGACCTGCTCAAGTTCGATGTGGCAGTGGGCACACAGGAGTCAGGAGCCTTCTTCTTTCGCACCCCGAAG CTGTCCCAGGATGCCAACGAGACACTGCCCCTGCACCTGTATGTCAAGTCCTACGGCAAGAACATCGACAGCAAGCTCCAAG TGACCCTCTACAATTGCTCATTTGGCCGCAGCGACTGCAGTCTGTGCCTGGCCGCTGACCCCACCTAcaagtgtgtgtggtgtggtgggCAGAGCCAGTGTGTGTACGAGGCCCTGTGCAGCAATGCCACATCTGAGTGTCCACCACCTGTCATCACCAGG ATCCAGCCTGAGACAGGCCCATTGGGTGGGGGCATTCGTGTCACCATATTTGGATCCAATTTGGGGGTGAGAGCAGATGACGTCAAGAGGGTCACCGTGGCTGACCAGAACTGCACCTTTGAGCCAGAATGGTACTCTGTGTCTACCCG GATTGTGTGTACCATCAGGGGTGCCAAGGCACCCTTCACGAGGGGTGTCACGGTGGACATCAATGGGAAGCTTGGCCACTCACCACCCCATGTCCAGTTTACCTACCAG cagccccagcccctcagTGTGGAGCCAAAGCAGGGGCCACAGGCTGGTGGCACCATGCTGACCATCAACGGCACCCACCTGGACACGGGCTCTGAAGAAGATGTGCGGGTGACCCTCAATGATGTCCCTTGTAAAGT GACGCAGTTTGGGGCACAGCTCCAGTGTGTCACCGGCCCCCAGGCGACTCTGGAGGAGCTGCCCCTACAGATCTACTATGGGGGCTCCCAGGTGCCCAGCCCTGGCGTCACCTTCACCTACCGCGAGAACCCCGTGCTGAAAGCATTCGCACCACTGCGGAGCTTCGTTAG tGGCGGCCGCAGCATCAGCGTCACGGGCCTCGGCTTCAGCCTGATCCAGAGGTTCGCCATGGTGGTCATAGCGGAGCCCCTGCAGacctggcggcggcggcgggaagCCGGCCCCCTGCGGCCCCTGATG GTTGTGGGCTCGGAGTACGTGTTCTACAACGACTCCAAGGTCGTGTTCTCATCCCCGGCGGTCCCTGAGGAGCCTGAGGCCTACAACCTCACAGCACTTATTCAAATGGACGGGCACCGTGCCCTGCTGAGGTCCGAGGCCGGCGCCTTTGAGTACGTGGCTGACCCCACCTTTGAGAACTTCACAGGGGGCGTCAAGAAGCAGGTCAACAAGCTCATCCACGCGCGG GGCACCAATCTGAACAAGGCAATGACGCTTCACGAGGCTGAGGCTTTCGTGGGCGCTGAGCGCTGCGTCATGAAGACCCTGACGGAGACAGACCTGTACTGCGAGCCCCCGGAGGTGCAGCCCCCCCCAAAACGGCGGCAGAAGAGGGACACAACACACAACCTGCCTGAGTTCATT GTGAAGTTCGGCTCGCGGGAGTGGGTGCTGGGCCGTGTGGAGTATGACACACGTGTGAGTGACGTGCCGCTCAGCCTCATCCTGCCCCTGGTCATTGTCCCCATGGTGGCCGTCATCGCAGTGTCCGTGTACTGTTACTG GAGGAAGAGCCAGCAGGCGGAGCGTGAGTACGAGAAGATCAAGTCCCAGCTGGAGGGCCTGGAGGAGAGCGTGCGGGACCGCTGCAAGAAGGAGTTCACCG ACCTGATGATCGAGATGGAGGACCAGACTAGCGACGTGCATGAGGCAGGCATCCCTGTGCTGGACTACAAGACCTACACCGACCGCGTCTTCTTCCTGCCCTCCAAGGACGGCGACAAGGATGTGATGATCACGGGCAAGCTGGACATCCCCGAGTCTCGGAGGCCCGTGGTGGAGCAGGCCCTCTACCAGTTCTCCAACCTGCTTAATAGCAAGTCCTTCCTCGTCAAC TTCATCCACACCCTGGAGAACCAGCGCGAGTTCTCGGCCCGCGCCAAGGTCTACTTTGCATCGCTGCTGACGGTGGCTCTGCACGGGAAGCTGGAGTACTACACGGACATCATGCGCACGCTCTTCTTGGAGCTCATGGAGCAATACGTGGTGGCCAAGAACCCCAAGCTGATGCTGCGAAG GTCTGAGACGGTGGTGGAGAGGATGCTGTCCAATTGGATGTCCATCTGCCTATACCAGTATCTCAAG GACAGTGCCGGTGAGCCACTGTACAAGCTCTTCAAGGCCATTAAGCATCAGGTGGAGAAGGGACCAGTGGACGCTGTTCAGAAGAAGGCCAAGTACACCCTCAACGACACAGGGTTGCTGGGGGACGATGTGGAATATGCGCCCCTG ACAGTGAGCGTGATCGTCCAGGATGAAGGGGTTGATGCCGTCCCTGTCAAGGTCCTCAACTGTGACACCATCTCCCAGGTCAAGGAGAAGATCATTGACCAGGTGTACCGCACACAGCCCTGCTCTCGCTGGCCTAAGGTTGACAGTGTGGTCCTCG AGTGGCGTCCTGGGTCTACAGCCCAGATTCTGTCAGACCTGGACCTGACCTCTCAGCGGGAAGGCCGCTGGAAGCGCATCAACACCCTGATGCACTACAAC GTCCGGGATGGAGCCACTCTCATCTTGTCCAAGGTGGGGGTCTCCCAGCAGCCCGAGGACAGCCAGCAGGACCTGCCTGGAGAGC GCCATGCCCTCTTGGAGGAGGAGAACCGCGTGTGGCACCTGGTGAGGCCGGCAGATGAGGTGGATGAAGGCAAGTCCAAGCGGGGCAGCGTGAAGGAGAAAGAGCGCACCAAGGCCATCACCGAGCTCTACCTGACCCGCCTGCTGTCCGTCAAG gGCACGCTGCAGCAGTTTGTGGACAACTTCTTCCAGAGTGTGCTGGCACCCGGGCATGCGGTGCCGCCTGCCGTCAAGTACTTCTTCGACTTCCTGGATGAGCAGGCGGAGAAACATGACATCAAGGACGAAGACACCATCCACATCTGGAAGACCAACAG TTTACCGCTCCGGTTCTGGGTGAACATCCTCAAGAACCCCCATTTCATCTTTGACGTGCACGTTCATGAGGTGGTGGACGCTTCCCTGTCGGTCATCGCACAGACCTTCATGGACGCCTGCACACGCACAGAGCACAAACTGAGCCGT GACTCCCCCAGCAACAAGCTGCTCTACGCCAAGGAGATCTCTACCTACAAGAAGATGGTGGAAGC TTATTACAAGGGGATCAGGCAGATGGTGCAGGTCAGCGACCAGGACATGAACACACACTTGGCAGAGATTTCCCGG GCGCACACAGACTCCCTGAACACCCTTGTGGCCCTGCACCAGCTCTACCAGTACACGCAGAAGTACTATGATGAG ATCATCAACGCCCTGGAGGAGGATCCCGCCGCCCAGAAGATGCAGCTGGCCTTCCGCCTGCAGCAGATTGCGGCTGCACTTGAGAACAAGGTCACAGACCTCTGA
- the PLXNB2 gene encoding plexin-B2 isoform X2, with amino-acid sequence MALQLWALTLLGLVSTSVGLRPRKLGFFRSETELNHLVVDEATGVVYLGAVNALYQLGADLQLEQQVVTGPALDNKKCTPPIEASQCHEATLTNNVNQLLLLDPPKNRLVECGSLFKGICALRALSNISTRLFYEDSSGEKSFVASNDESVATVGLVSAAGPGGERMLFVGKGNGPHDNGIIVSTRLLDRIAGREAFEASTDHAAYKAGYLSTNTQQFVAAFEDGLYVFFVFNQQDKHPPRNRTLLARLCKQDSLYYSYLEMDLQCLDPSDAPAPTFSTCLAASLATPGAGRVLYAVFSRDGRGGGGPRAGLCLFPLDEVHAKMEANRNACYTGTRKAGRDTFYKPFHGEIQCGGHGLGASESFPCGSEHLPYPLGSRDGLTATAVLQRRGLNLTAVTVAAENSHTVAFLGTSDGRVLKVYLAPDGSSTEYGSVLVEINKRIQRDLVLSTDLATLYAMTQDKVFRLPAQECLSHPTCAQCRSSQDPYCGWCVVEGRCTRRAECPRAEESGHWLWSRNKSCVSVTGAQPQNMSRRAQGEVQLNVSPLPALGEEDVLLCVFGELPPHPARVEGDTVVCSSPSSIPDTPPGQDHVAMNIQLLFRRGSVFLTSHLYPFYDCREAMSLEKNLPCISCTSNRWTCQWDLRYHECREASPNPEDGIVRAHMEDSCPQFLNPSPLVIPMNHETHVTFQGKNLDTAKGPSLHVGSDLLKFDVAVGTQESGAFFFRTPKLSQDANETLPLHLYVKSYGKNIDSKLQVTLYNCSFGRSDCSLCLAADPTYKCVWCGGQSQCVYEALCSNATSECPPPVITRIQPETGPLGGGIRVTIFGSNLGVRADDVKRVTVADQNCTFEPEWYSVSTRIVCTIRGAKAPFTRGVTVDINGKLGHSPPHVQFTYQQPQPLSVEPKQGPQAGGTMLTINGTHLDTGSEEDVRVTLNDVPCKVTQFGAQLQCVTGPQATLEELPLQIYYGGSQVPSPGVTFTYRENPVLKAFAPLRSFVSGGRSISVTGLGFSLIQRFAMVVIAEPLQTWRRRREAGPLRPLMVVGSEYVFYNDSKVVFSSPAVPEEPEAYNLTALIQMDGHRALLRSEAGAFEYVADPTFENFTGGVKKQVNKLIHARGTNLNKAMTLHEAEAFVGAERCVMKTLTETDLYCEPPEVKFGSREWVLGRVEYDTRVSDVPLSLILPLVIVPMVAVIAVSVYCYWRKSQQAEREYEKIKSQLEGLEESVRDRCKKEFTDLMIEMEDQTSDVHEAGIPVLDYKTYTDRVFFLPSKDGDKDVMITGKLDIPESRRPVVEQALYQFSNLLNSKSFLVNFIHTLENQREFSARAKVYFASLLTVALHGKLEYYTDIMRTLFLELMEQYVVAKNPKLMLRRSETVVERMLSNWMSICLYQYLKDSAGEPLYKLFKAIKHQVEKGPVDAVQKKAKYTLNDTGLLGDDVEYAPLTVSVIVQDEGVDAVPVKVLNCDTISQVKEKIIDQVYRTQPCSRWPKVDSVVLEWRPGSTAQILSDLDLTSQREGRWKRINTLMHYNVRDGATLILSKVGVSQQPEDSQQDLPGERHALLEEENRVWHLVRPADEVDEGKSKRGSVKEKERTKAITELYLTRLLSVKGTLQQFVDNFFQSVLAPGHAVPPAVKYFFDFLDEQAEKHDIKDEDTIHIWKTNSLPLRFWVNILKNPHFIFDVHVHEVVDASLSVIAQTFMDACTRTEHKLSRDSPSNKLLYAKEISTYKKMVEAYYKGIRQMVQVSDQDMNTHLAEISRAHTDSLNTLVALHQLYQYTQKYYDEIINALEEDPAAQKMQLAFRLQQIAAALENKVTDL; translated from the exons ATGGCGCTGCAGCTCTGGGCCCTGACGCTCCTGGGCCTGGTGAGCACAAGTGTGGGCCTGCGGCCCCGCAAGCTGGGCTTCTTCCGCAGCGAGACAGAGCTGAACCACCTGGTTGTGGATGAGGCCACGGGTGTGGTTTACCTGGGGGCAGTCAACGCGCTTTACCAACTGGGTGCTGACCTGCAGCTGGAGCAGCAGGTGGTCACGGGTCCGGCCCTGGACAACAAGAAGTGTACACCGCCCATTGAGGCGAGCCAGTGCCACGAGGCCACGCTAACCAACAACGTCAACCAGCTGCTGTTACTCGACCCCCCCAAGAACCGCCTTGTTGAATGTGGTAGTCTCTTCAAGGGCATCTGTGCCCTGCGGGCCCTGAGCAACATTTCCACACGCctattctatgaggacagcagtGGTGAGAAGTCCTTTGTGGCCAGCAATGACGAGAGTGTGGCCACAGTGGGGCTGGTGAGCGCCGCAGGCCCCGGCGGTGAGCGCATGCTGTTCGTGGGCAAGGGCAACGGGCCGCACGACAACGGCATCATTGTGAGCACGCGTCTCCTGGACCGCATCGCTGGCAGGGAGGCCTTTGAGGCCTCCACGGACCATGCTGCATACAAGGCCGGCTACCTGTCCACCAATACGCAGCAGTTTGTGGCCGCCTTTGAGGATGGCCTCTACGTTTTCTTTGTCTTCAATCAGCAGGACAAGCACCCCCCGCGGAACCGCACGCTGCTGGCCCGGCTGTGCAAGCAGGACTCTTTGTACTACTCCTACCTGGAGATGGACCTGCAGTGCCTTGACCCCAGTGATGCCCCGGCACCCACCTTCAGCACCTGCCTGGCAGCCTCCTTGGCTACACCGGGTGCTGGCAGAGTGCTCTATGCTGTCTTCAGCAGAGATGGCCGGGGCGGTGGGGGGCCCCGTGCGGGCCTCTGCCTGTTCCCACTGGACGAGGTCCATGCCAAGATGGAGGCCAACCGCAACGCCTGCTACACAGGCACCCGGAAGGCGGGCCGTGACACCTTCTACAAGCCCTTCCACGGCGAGATCCAGTGTGGCGGCCACGGGCTG GGCGCCAGCGAAAGTTTCCCGTGTGGCTCGGAGCACCTGCCTTACCCGCTGGGCAGCCGAGACGGGCTCACGGCCACAGCTGTGCTGCAGCGCCGAGGCCTAAATCTGACCGCTGTGACGGTGGCTGCTGAGAACAGCCACACTGTTGCCTTCCTGGGCACCTCGGATGGCCGGGTCCTCAAG GTGTACCTGGCTCCGGATGGCAGCTCCACGGAGTACGGCTCTGTCCTTGTGGAGATCAACAAGAGAATCCAGCGAGACCTGGTGCTGTCCACAGACCTGGCCACTCTGTATGCCATGACTCAGGATAAG GTGTTCCGGCTCCCTGCGCAAGAGTGCCTGAGCCACCCGACCTGTGCACAGTGTCGCAGCTCACAGGACCCCTACTGTGGCTGGTGTGTCGTCGAGGGGCG ATGCACCAGGAGGGCCGAGTGCCCGCGGGCTGAGGAGAGTGGCCACTGGCTGTGGAGCCGCAACAAGTCCTGTGTGTCTGTCACTGGGGCCCAGCCACAGAACATGAGCCGCCGGGCCCAGGGGGAG GTGCAGCTGAATGTCAgtcccctcccagccctgggcgAGGAGGATGTGCTGCTGTGTGTCTTCGGTGAACTGCCACCACACCCTGCCCGCGTGGAGGGGGACACCGTCGTCTGCAGCTCCCCAAGTAGCATTCCTGACACGCCACCCGGCCAGG ACCACGTGGCCATGAATATCCAGCTTCTCTTCAGACGTGGCAGTGTCTTTCTCACTTCCCACCTGTACCCCTTCTATGACTGTCGGGAGGCCATGAGCCTGGAGAAGAATCTGCC GTGCATCTCCTGCACAAGCAACCGCTGGACATGCCAGTGGGATCTGCGCTACCACGAGTGTCGGGAAGCCTCACCCAACCCTGAGGATGGGATTGTCCGCGCCCACATG GAGGACAGCTGCCCCCAGTTCCTGAACCCCAGCCCACTGGTCATCCCCATGAACCATGAAACACACGTGACCTTCCAGGGCAAGAACCTGGACACAGCGAAG GGCCCCTCCCTGCATGTGGGCAGCGACCTGCTCAAGTTCGATGTGGCAGTGGGCACACAGGAGTCAGGAGCCTTCTTCTTTCGCACCCCGAAG CTGTCCCAGGATGCCAACGAGACACTGCCCCTGCACCTGTATGTCAAGTCCTACGGCAAGAACATCGACAGCAAGCTCCAAG TGACCCTCTACAATTGCTCATTTGGCCGCAGCGACTGCAGTCTGTGCCTGGCCGCTGACCCCACCTAcaagtgtgtgtggtgtggtgggCAGAGCCAGTGTGTGTACGAGGCCCTGTGCAGCAATGCCACATCTGAGTGTCCACCACCTGTCATCACCAGG ATCCAGCCTGAGACAGGCCCATTGGGTGGGGGCATTCGTGTCACCATATTTGGATCCAATTTGGGGGTGAGAGCAGATGACGTCAAGAGGGTCACCGTGGCTGACCAGAACTGCACCTTTGAGCCAGAATGGTACTCTGTGTCTACCCG GATTGTGTGTACCATCAGGGGTGCCAAGGCACCCTTCACGAGGGGTGTCACGGTGGACATCAATGGGAAGCTTGGCCACTCACCACCCCATGTCCAGTTTACCTACCAG cagccccagcccctcagTGTGGAGCCAAAGCAGGGGCCACAGGCTGGTGGCACCATGCTGACCATCAACGGCACCCACCTGGACACGGGCTCTGAAGAAGATGTGCGGGTGACCCTCAATGATGTCCCTTGTAAAGT GACGCAGTTTGGGGCACAGCTCCAGTGTGTCACCGGCCCCCAGGCGACTCTGGAGGAGCTGCCCCTACAGATCTACTATGGGGGCTCCCAGGTGCCCAGCCCTGGCGTCACCTTCACCTACCGCGAGAACCCCGTGCTGAAAGCATTCGCACCACTGCGGAGCTTCGTTAG tGGCGGCCGCAGCATCAGCGTCACGGGCCTCGGCTTCAGCCTGATCCAGAGGTTCGCCATGGTGGTCATAGCGGAGCCCCTGCAGacctggcggcggcggcgggaagCCGGCCCCCTGCGGCCCCTGATG GTTGTGGGCTCGGAGTACGTGTTCTACAACGACTCCAAGGTCGTGTTCTCATCCCCGGCGGTCCCTGAGGAGCCTGAGGCCTACAACCTCACAGCACTTATTCAAATGGACGGGCACCGTGCCCTGCTGAGGTCCGAGGCCGGCGCCTTTGAGTACGTGGCTGACCCCACCTTTGAGAACTTCACAGGGGGCGTCAAGAAGCAGGTCAACAAGCTCATCCACGCGCGG GGCACCAATCTGAACAAGGCAATGACGCTTCACGAGGCTGAGGCTTTCGTGGGCGCTGAGCGCTGCGTCATGAAGACCCTGACGGAGACAGACCTGTACTGCGAGCCCCCGGAG GTGAAGTTCGGCTCGCGGGAGTGGGTGCTGGGCCGTGTGGAGTATGACACACGTGTGAGTGACGTGCCGCTCAGCCTCATCCTGCCCCTGGTCATTGTCCCCATGGTGGCCGTCATCGCAGTGTCCGTGTACTGTTACTG GAGGAAGAGCCAGCAGGCGGAGCGTGAGTACGAGAAGATCAAGTCCCAGCTGGAGGGCCTGGAGGAGAGCGTGCGGGACCGCTGCAAGAAGGAGTTCACCG ACCTGATGATCGAGATGGAGGACCAGACTAGCGACGTGCATGAGGCAGGCATCCCTGTGCTGGACTACAAGACCTACACCGACCGCGTCTTCTTCCTGCCCTCCAAGGACGGCGACAAGGATGTGATGATCACGGGCAAGCTGGACATCCCCGAGTCTCGGAGGCCCGTGGTGGAGCAGGCCCTCTACCAGTTCTCCAACCTGCTTAATAGCAAGTCCTTCCTCGTCAAC TTCATCCACACCCTGGAGAACCAGCGCGAGTTCTCGGCCCGCGCCAAGGTCTACTTTGCATCGCTGCTGACGGTGGCTCTGCACGGGAAGCTGGAGTACTACACGGACATCATGCGCACGCTCTTCTTGGAGCTCATGGAGCAATACGTGGTGGCCAAGAACCCCAAGCTGATGCTGCGAAG GTCTGAGACGGTGGTGGAGAGGATGCTGTCCAATTGGATGTCCATCTGCCTATACCAGTATCTCAAG GACAGTGCCGGTGAGCCACTGTACAAGCTCTTCAAGGCCATTAAGCATCAGGTGGAGAAGGGACCAGTGGACGCTGTTCAGAAGAAGGCCAAGTACACCCTCAACGACACAGGGTTGCTGGGGGACGATGTGGAATATGCGCCCCTG ACAGTGAGCGTGATCGTCCAGGATGAAGGGGTTGATGCCGTCCCTGTCAAGGTCCTCAACTGTGACACCATCTCCCAGGTCAAGGAGAAGATCATTGACCAGGTGTACCGCACACAGCCCTGCTCTCGCTGGCCTAAGGTTGACAGTGTGGTCCTCG AGTGGCGTCCTGGGTCTACAGCCCAGATTCTGTCAGACCTGGACCTGACCTCTCAGCGGGAAGGCCGCTGGAAGCGCATCAACACCCTGATGCACTACAAC GTCCGGGATGGAGCCACTCTCATCTTGTCCAAGGTGGGGGTCTCCCAGCAGCCCGAGGACAGCCAGCAGGACCTGCCTGGAGAGC GCCATGCCCTCTTGGAGGAGGAGAACCGCGTGTGGCACCTGGTGAGGCCGGCAGATGAGGTGGATGAAGGCAAGTCCAAGCGGGGCAGCGTGAAGGAGAAAGAGCGCACCAAGGCCATCACCGAGCTCTACCTGACCCGCCTGCTGTCCGTCAAG gGCACGCTGCAGCAGTTTGTGGACAACTTCTTCCAGAGTGTGCTGGCACCCGGGCATGCGGTGCCGCCTGCCGTCAAGTACTTCTTCGACTTCCTGGATGAGCAGGCGGAGAAACATGACATCAAGGACGAAGACACCATCCACATCTGGAAGACCAACAG TTTACCGCTCCGGTTCTGGGTGAACATCCTCAAGAACCCCCATTTCATCTTTGACGTGCACGTTCATGAGGTGGTGGACGCTTCCCTGTCGGTCATCGCACAGACCTTCATGGACGCCTGCACACGCACAGAGCACAAACTGAGCCGT GACTCCCCCAGCAACAAGCTGCTCTACGCCAAGGAGATCTCTACCTACAAGAAGATGGTGGAAGC TTATTACAAGGGGATCAGGCAGATGGTGCAGGTCAGCGACCAGGACATGAACACACACTTGGCAGAGATTTCCCGG GCGCACACAGACTCCCTGAACACCCTTGTGGCCCTGCACCAGCTCTACCAGTACACGCAGAAGTACTATGATGAG ATCATCAACGCCCTGGAGGAGGATCCCGCCGCCCAGAAGATGCAGCTGGCCTTCCGCCTGCAGCAGATTGCGGCTGCACTTGAGAACAAGGTCACAGACCTCTGA